A section of the Nitrospirota bacterium genome encodes:
- a CDS encoding F0F1 ATP synthase subunit epsilon, which translates to MGNKIHLDIVTPERLIVSEEVDEIIAPGTLGDFGVLPDHAPFFSTLRIGELTYRKGGKMSFVAVSWGFAQVYQNRVIVLAELAEKPEEIDMIKVSEAIARAEEKLLSAGDNLQLLDEARTSLEKALNRKQIAEKLK; encoded by the coding sequence ATGGGAAATAAAATCCATTTAGATATTGTTACCCCTGAGCGATTAATCGTCAGCGAAGAAGTGGATGAAATCATTGCCCCGGGAACGCTGGGCGATTTTGGCGTACTGCCCGACCATGCCCCCTTTTTCTCAACCCTTCGAATTGGTGAATTAACCTACCGGAAAGGGGGTAAAATGTCTTTTGTGGCTGTAAGCTGGGGATTTGCGCAGGTTTACCAGAACAGGGTGATTGTTTTAGCGGAACTCGCCGAGAAGCCTGAAGAGATCGACATGATAAAGGTTTCGGAGGCTATCGCACGGGCTGAAGAAAAACTCCTTTCGGCCGGTGATAATCTCCAGCTTTTGGATGAGGCGAGAACCAGCCTGGAAAAAGCCCTGAATCGAAAACAAATCGCGGAAAAACTAAAATAA
- the atpD gene encoding F0F1 ATP synthase subunit beta has protein sequence MSTGKIVQVIGPVVDVEFPGGNLPTIYNALKVEILPDEKKQQEEIRLTLEVAQHLGENRVRTISMSSTDGLVRGMAVQDTGAPISIPVGKEALGRILNVIGEPMDQMGPVAAKKRLPIHRPAPSFEEQSTATEIFETGIKVIDLLEPYAKGGKTGLFGGAGVGKTVIIMELIHNCAKEHGGYSVFAGVGERTREGNDLWTEMKESGVLSKTALVYGQMNEPPGARLRVGLSGLTMAEYFRDEENQDVLLFIDNIFRFTQAGSEVSALLGRMPSAVGYQPTLAGEMGALQERITTTKKGSITSVQAVYVPADDLTDPAPATAFAHLDATTVLSRALTELGIYPAVDPLDSTSRVLDPKVVGEEHYKVARSVQAILQRYKELQDIIAILGMDELSEDDKLLVARARKIQKFLSQPFHVAEQFTGSPGRYVKLKDTVRSFKELVEGKYDDLPEQAFYMVGPIEEAVEKAAKLSQKK, from the coding sequence ATGAGTACAGGCAAGATAGTCCAGGTCATTGGACCGGTGGTCGACGTTGAGTTTCCCGGAGGGAACCTTCCCACTATTTATAACGCGTTGAAAGTTGAAATTCTCCCTGATGAAAAAAAACAGCAGGAAGAGATCCGTCTGACTCTGGAAGTAGCCCAGCATCTGGGAGAGAACAGAGTGAGAACCATTTCCATGTCGTCGACCGACGGCCTGGTTCGTGGAATGGCGGTTCAGGACACCGGTGCGCCCATTTCTATTCCTGTAGGAAAAGAGGCGTTGGGGAGAATTTTAAATGTGATCGGCGAGCCGATGGATCAAATGGGGCCGGTGGCTGCTAAAAAAAGGCTTCCCATTCACAGACCGGCGCCTTCCTTTGAAGAACAAAGCACAGCGACTGAAATTTTTGAGACGGGGATCAAGGTCATCGACCTGTTAGAGCCCTATGCAAAAGGGGGAAAGACCGGTTTGTTTGGCGGCGCCGGGGTGGGTAAAACAGTGATCATTATGGAGCTGATCCATAACTGCGCCAAGGAACATGGCGGGTATTCCGTTTTTGCCGGTGTCGGAGAGCGAACTCGTGAAGGGAATGATCTCTGGACTGAAATGAAAGAATCGGGAGTTTTAAGTAAAACGGCTCTGGTTTACGGGCAGATGAACGAACCTCCCGGAGCCAGGCTTCGCGTCGGTTTGTCCGGATTAACGATGGCGGAGTATTTCAGAGATGAAGAAAACCAGGATGTATTGCTCTTTATCGATAATATCTTCAGGTTTACCCAGGCCGGGTCTGAAGTTTCGGCCCTTTTGGGACGGATGCCTTCAGCCGTTGGTTATCAGCCAACCCTTGCCGGAGAAATGGGAGCGCTTCAGGAAAGAATCACAACGACTAAAAAAGGATCGATCACATCGGTTCAGGCGGTTTATGTTCCCGCTGACGATTTAACAGACCCGGCTCCCGCCACGGCGTTTGCTCACCTTGATGCCACAACGGTGCTTTCCCGTGCGCTGACGGAACTGGGGATTTACCCTGCGGTTGATCCTCTCGATTCAACCTCCCGCGTGCTTGATCCCAAGGTCGTGGGAGAAGAGCATTATAAAGTGGCCCGTTCAGTTCAGGCCATCCTTCAACGGTATAAGGAACTCCAGGACATTATCGCTATTTTGGGAATGGACGAATTGTCCGAAGATGATAAGTTACTGGTCGCCCGGGCCAGAAAGATTCAAAAATTTCTCTCTCAACCGTTTCATGTGGCCGAACAGTTTACCGGTTCGCCAGGCCGATATGTCAAGCTGAAGGATACTGTTCGAAGCTTTAAGGAATTAGTTGAAGGAAAATATGACGACCTCCCCGAACAAGCCTTTTATATGGTTGGCCCCATTGAGGAAGCGGTTGAAAAAGCTGCAAAACTAAGCCAGAAAAAGTAG
- the atpG gene encoding ATP synthase F1 subunit gamma, translating into MPSLQSIRRRIASVKNTQKITKAMKLVSASKLRRAQERVLTARPYAKKMAEVLGALGAKTNREYHPLLQKRPVKKIEVIVMTSDRGLCGGFNTNILRRAVETLRELKSTTPEISVNVIGRKGRDFFKRRVVDIRKEWVGFSDRVSYERAAEIGKELVGAYLSGAFDEVHMVYGEFRSAIQTKIVTERLFPIGDFQQGENESEGAFIYEPAEEEVLETLLPRYVEVQIFRGLLESAASEQGSRMMAMDSATRNAKDMINRLSLVYNKTRQAAITKELMDIVGGSEALK; encoded by the coding sequence ATGCCCAGTTTACAAAGTATTCGTCGAAGAATCGCTTCGGTAAAAAATACCCAAAAGATTACCAAGGCGATGAAACTCGTGTCAGCGTCCAAACTCCGCCGCGCACAGGAGCGGGTTTTGACGGCGCGTCCCTATGCTAAAAAAATGGCAGAAGTGCTGGGGGCTCTGGGGGCTAAAACCAATCGGGAATATCATCCGCTGCTTCAAAAGCGTCCGGTTAAAAAAATCGAGGTCATTGTGATGACCTCCGACCGCGGGTTGTGCGGAGGTTTTAACACGAATATTTTACGTCGGGCGGTCGAAACGTTAAGAGAATTGAAGAGCACGACGCCGGAAATTTCGGTCAATGTCATCGGTCGAAAAGGACGGGATTTTTTTAAACGACGGGTGGTCGATATCAGAAAAGAGTGGGTTGGTTTTTCTGACCGGGTCAGCTATGAACGTGCCGCTGAAATCGGGAAGGAACTTGTGGGAGCCTATCTGAGCGGGGCCTTTGACGAAGTTCACATGGTGTATGGGGAATTTCGATCTGCCATTCAAACCAAAATTGTCACCGAAAGGCTTTTCCCTATCGGAGACTTTCAACAGGGTGAAAACGAAAGCGAGGGCGCTTTTATTTATGAGCCCGCGGAAGAAGAGGTTTTAGAAACCCTTCTCCCCAGATATGTTGAAGTTCAGATTTTCAGGGGCCTTTTGGAGTCAGCCGCCAGTGAACAAGGATCCAGAATGATGGCGATGGATTCCGCGACGAGAAATGCCAAAGATATGATTAACCGGCTGAGCCTGGTTTACAATAAGACCCGGCAGGCGGCCATTACAAAGGAATTAATGGATATTGTGGGCGGATCAGAAGCCCTAAAATGA